Proteins from a single region of Pyrus communis chromosome 6, drPyrComm1.1, whole genome shotgun sequence:
- the LOC137737085 gene encoding uncharacterized protein, protein MASTPILSPTTTTTTSSLVHHHHQSLHFCKLPFPNSLIKPSTLNSNRPLTRLHVSTPTNKPSNTTATSTSTSKKPTTETIYFDGGAHYGDLLANLILGFTLLWLPLTLAAVFRAFFLRYRFTNLRVTVISGLTGQDRSDFSYKVIKDVQVVPRFIGEWGDIIITLKDGTKVDLRSVPKFREIAKYCLSLAEKPAVLKETGTKGF, encoded by the coding sequence ATGGCCTCCACCCCAATCCTCTCCcccaccacaaccaccaccacttcCTCCTtagtccaccaccaccaccaatctcTACACTTCTGTAAATTACCCTTTCCCAACTCCCTCATCAAACCCAGCACTCTCAATTCCAACAGACCACTTACCAGACTTCACGTGTCCACCCCAACAAACAAACCCAGCAACACCACCGCCACATCGACCTCCACCTCCAAGAAACCCACGACGGAGACCATCTACTTCGACGGCGGAGCTCACTATGGCGACCTCCTGGCCAACCTTATCCTGGGTTTCACTCTTCTCTGGCTGCCCTTGACTTTAGCTGCGGTCTTCAGGGCCTTCTTTTTGAGGTACAGGTTCACCAACCTGCGTGTGACGGTAATCTCGGGACTGACAGGTCAGGACAGGAGCGACTTCTCGTACAAGGTGATCAAGGATGTCCAGGTGGTGCCGCGATTCATCGGCGAATGGGGTGATATTATCATCACCCTCAAAGACGGCACCAAGGTTGACCTGAGGAGTGTGCCCAAGTTCAGGGAGATTGCCAAGTATTGCCTCTCTTTGGCGGAAAAGCCGGCCGTATTGAAGGAAACGGGAACCAAAggcttttaa
- the LOC137737084 gene encoding homeobox-leucine zipper protein ATHB-13-like: protein MTTNGMAFFSTNFMLQTPHGHDDYQPPTSLNPMLPSCTPQDFHGVASFLGKRSVSFSGIELGEDAHGEDDLSDDGSQVGEKKRRLSMEQVKTLEKNFELGNKLEPERKMQLARALGLQPRQIAIWFQNRRARWKTKQLEKDYDLLKRQFDAIKADNDALQSQNQKLQAEIMALKNREPAESINLNKDTEGSCSNRSENNSDIKLDISRTPAIDSPPSSHHHHHHQNPTLFSSSIIRPAQLFQNTSRSEAMQCQKIDQMVKEESLTNMFCGIDDQSAAGFWPWLEQHQFN from the exons ATGACTACCAATGGGATGGCCTTCTTCTCTACAAATTTCATGCTTCAGACCCCCCATGGTCACGATGACTATCAACCTCCCACTTCTCTCAATCCAATGCTGCCTTCCTGCACACCTCAAGATTTCCATG GAGTGGCATCGTTTCTAGGAAAGCGATCAGTGTCGTTTTCAGGGATTGAGTTGGGAGAAGACGCTCATGGGGAGGATGACTTATCAGATGATGGGTCACAGGTAggggagaagaagaggaggctGAGCATGGAGCAAGTGAAGACACTTGAAAAGAACTTTGAGTTGGGGAACAAGCTTGAGCCTGAGAGGAAAATGCAGCTGGCCAGGGCCCTTGGTTTGCAGCCAAGACAGATTGCTATATGGTTTCAGAACAGGAGGGCCAGGTGGAAGACAAAGCAGTTGGAGAAAGATTATGATCTCCTCAAGAGACAGTTTGATGCCATCAAAGCTGACAATGATGCTCTCCAATCTCAGAACCAAAAACTTCAAGCTGAG ATAATGGCATTAAAAAACAGAGAGCCAGCAGAATCCATCAACCTCAACAAAGACACGGAGGGATCCTGCAGCAACAGAAGTGAAAACAATTCCGATATAAAACTGGATATTTCGAGAACGCCGGCGATCGACAGCCCTCCATCTTCtcaccatcatcaccatcatcaaaaTCCAACCCTTTTTTCGTCTTCAATAATTAGGCCTGCCCAGCTCTTCCAAAACACATCAAGGTCTGAAGCAATGCAATGCCAGAAGATCGATCAGATGGTCAAAGAAGAAAGCCTGACCAACATGTTCTGTGGCATCGACGATCAGTCTGCAGCAGGGTTTTGGCCTTGGTTGGAACAACATCAGTTCAATTAA